The Thiothrix subterranea genome has a segment encoding these proteins:
- a CDS encoding type II toxin-antitoxin system VapC family toxin: protein MKSLIIDTSVFNKLYLEEADSEQALVLFARATNREFNLQAPDLLYLEVISTANHYHVPIDFVSQLLDFQTRHLLPLRTLTRAEMKKAIEITQQGHPQSGYPSIYDSVFHAMAMCNDAILVTADKRHYEKTKHLGNIIQLKDCGAL from the coding sequence GTGAAATCGTTGATCATTGACACCTCTGTTTTCAACAAGCTGTATTTGGAAGAAGCCGATAGCGAACAGGCGTTAGTGCTCTTTGCTCGCGCCACTAATCGTGAGTTTAATCTGCAAGCACCGGATTTATTGTATTTGGAAGTGATCAGCACGGCTAACCATTATCACGTACCGATTGATTTTGTTAGCCAATTGCTGGATTTTCAAACCCGTCACTTATTGCCATTGCGGACACTCACACGGGCGGAAATGAAAAAAGCCATCGAGATCACCCAGCAGGGTCATCCACAAAGCGGCTACCCTTCCATTTACGATAGTGTCTTCCATGCAATGGCAATGTGTAACGATGCCATACTTGTTACGGCAGATAAGCGACATTACGAGAAGACCAAGCACTTGGGAAATATTATTCAGTTGAAGGATTGTGGGGCGTTATAG
- a CDS encoding HepT-like ribonuclease domain-containing protein: protein MYDRELLIEKLQTLLAALRRIPRRFAPITEPSDFYLTEDGEDKLDAICMILIAAGEELKNIDRKTEGKLFPQYPTVRWRGAMGMRDVLAHTYFHVDAEQLFNICKNDIPTMIATLETMLSDLQQAERN, encoded by the coding sequence ATGTATGACCGTGAACTGCTGATTGAAAAGCTGCAAACCTTGCTGGCAGCACTGCGCCGCATCCCTCGCCGTTTTGCTCCAATCACTGAACCTTCCGATTTCTATCTGACGGAAGACGGCGAGGATAAGCTAGATGCCATTTGCATGATTTTAATTGCAGCAGGTGAAGAGCTGAAAAATATCGACCGTAAAACCGAAGGCAAACTTTTCCCGCAATACCCAACGGTAAGATGGCGCGGCGCAATGGGAATGCGGGATGTGCTGGCACACACCTATTTTCATGTTGACGCAGAACAGTTGTTCAATATCTGTAAAAATGACATTCCCACCATGATTGCCACATTGGAAACGATGCTCAGTGATCTTCAGCAGGCTGAGCGCAATTGA
- a CDS encoding nucleotidyltransferase family protein, whose amino-acid sequence MPANQRTLSIPELRALLSAFKQQHGTEYSLRALGYFGSYAHNTATPDSDVDIVFETDNPNLFLTAMMKQDLEAVLEKPVDVLHLRGLTNSRLKARIEQEAVYV is encoded by the coding sequence ATGCCCGCTAACCAACGCACGTTAAGTATTCCTGAACTCCGCGCTCTGCTGTCGGCTTTCAAACAACAGCACGGCACGGAATACAGCCTACGCGCTTTAGGCTATTTCGGCTCTTACGCCCACAATACCGCCACCCCAGACAGTGACGTGGACATCGTATTCGAGACCGACAACCCCAACCTGTTCCTGACCGCCATGATGAAACAAGACTTGGAAGCCGTGTTGGAAAAACCCGTGGACGTACTGCACCTGCGCGGACTCACCAACTCACGCCTGAAAGCCCGTATCGAACAGGAAGCCGTTTATGTATGA
- a CDS encoding IS481 family transposase has product MKLHSEARTTPKLRSEIKASSLTQAALAQQYNVSRLTIRKWQNREEMTDKSHRPDTLQTTLTEAQEWLVVELRKTLLLSLDDLTHITQEYINAAASRSGIDRCLRRHGIANLTVMKQELYGEEPPPKKVFKDYEPGYIHIDIKYLPKMPDEKEHQYLYVAIDRASRMVCLAIYPGKTAASTADFLGKVEQRFPIKVQYVLTDNGKEFTDRFTRKGERDPTGQHKFDKACKAIKAEHRLTKPRTPQTNGMVERFNGRISDLLQTTRFASSNELAEAIKHYERLYNHCIPQKALEYKTPVQALKEWQKKKPDLFKKKVYDLSGLDT; this is encoded by the coding sequence ATGAAACTGCATTCCGAAGCACGGACGACCCCGAAATTACGCAGCGAAATCAAGGCATCGTCGCTCACGCAAGCAGCGCTGGCGCAGCAATACAATGTCAGTCGCCTGACGATCCGCAAATGGCAGAACAGGGAGGAGATGACCGACAAATCGCACCGCCCCGATACGCTGCAAACCACGCTGACTGAGGCACAGGAATGGCTGGTGGTGGAGCTGCGCAAAACCCTGCTACTGTCGCTGGATGACCTGACCCACATCACCCAGGAATACATCAATGCCGCCGCCAGCCGTTCGGGTATTGACCGTTGCCTGCGCCGTCATGGGATTGCCAACCTGACGGTGATGAAGCAGGAATTGTACGGCGAAGAGCCACCGCCGAAAAAAGTATTCAAGGACTACGAACCCGGCTATATCCATATTGACATCAAATACTTGCCGAAGATGCCCGATGAGAAAGAACACCAATACCTATATGTCGCCATTGACCGCGCCAGCCGCATGGTGTGCCTTGCTATTTACCCCGGCAAAACCGCCGCCAGCACAGCAGATTTTCTGGGTAAGGTAGAGCAACGCTTCCCCATCAAGGTGCAATACGTGCTAACCGATAACGGCAAGGAATTCACCGACCGCTTTACCCGCAAAGGGGAACGTGACCCCACAGGGCAGCACAAATTCGATAAAGCCTGCAAAGCTATCAAGGCTGAACACCGCCTCACCAAGCCACGCACACCCCAAACCAATGGTATGGTGGAGCGCTTCAACGGACGGATCAGCGACTTGTTGCAAACCACCCGTTTCGCCTCATCTAATGAATTAGCTGAGGCGATCAAACATTATGAGCGGCTTTACAACCACTGCATCCCCCAGAAGGCACTGGAATACAAAACTCCTGTTCAAGCACTCAAGGAATGGCAGAAAAAGAAGCCAGATTTATTCAAAAAGAAAGTATATGATCTATCGGGACTTGACACCTAG
- a CDS encoding type ISP restriction/modification enzyme — MSSGIWKVAVIVSFYLPMVDIASILYVVAHHGNYRRAKKLDIYAPQYVFSNKDTSSEKSYNKGFSLSDLFHEYYLGPNSHRDHFAIAFEKREAEERVADFMDNSISNEEFSRIYGLSDNRDWKIDKARSLDSKPNPVKCLYRPFDFRYMLYGSYAFDYHRPSLNDQLQENNVGLIFTRQTKENFSVFISSIPLGQHKIATPYDGSYAAALYLYSKDNSLYGLESKKMKLNVKSEISKKISKISKIFKLEFSDESVVKKDGFLVAIDIIDYAYGVLYSPAYRKKYAEFLKSDFPRVPYPKDAETFWKLVKLGGELRQLHLLESPLLKKSITTYPKAGDNLVARKIVSKDWELYDANKCLGRIWINDEQYIDAIPLIAWEFYIGGYQPAQKWLKDRVGRTLTLDDIRHYQKIIVALKETDRLMQEIDQAWKP, encoded by the coding sequence ATGTCGAGCGGAATTTGGAAGGTTGCGGTCATTGTTAGCTTCTACCTGCCGATGGTTGATATAGCCTCAATACTATATGTTGTGGCTCACCACGGGAATTACCGAAGAGCCAAAAAATTAGATATTTATGCACCCCAATATGTCTTTTCTAACAAGGACACCTCATCGGAAAAATCTTACAACAAAGGGTTTTCTTTATCAGATCTTTTTCATGAGTATTACCTTGGACCAAACTCTCATCGAGATCATTTTGCTATAGCTTTTGAGAAAAGAGAAGCAGAAGAAAGGGTTGCTGATTTTATGGATAACTCTATCAGTAATGAGGAATTTTCTAGGATTTACGGTCTATCTGATAATAGAGATTGGAAAATAGATAAAGCTAGAAGTTTAGATAGTAAACCAAATCCAGTAAAATGCTTATATCGTCCTTTCGACTTCCGCTATATGCTATATGGTTCTTATGCGTTTGATTACCATAGACCATCATTGAATGATCAGTTGCAAGAAAACAATGTTGGACTAATTTTTACGCGCCAAACGAAAGAGAATTTTTCAGTTTTTATTTCTAGCATTCCTCTTGGACAACATAAAATAGCTACTCCTTATGATGGAAGCTATGCCGCCGCATTATATTTGTACTCAAAAGACAATAGTCTTTACGGTCTTGAAAGTAAAAAGATGAAGCTTAATGTAAAATCAGAGATTTCCAAAAAAATATCTAAAATATCTAAAATATTTAAATTAGAATTTAGTGATGAAAGTGTGGTAAAAAAAGATGGTTTTTTGGTCGCTATTGACATAATTGATTATGCTTATGGAGTTCTTTACTCACCTGCTTATCGAAAAAAATATGCAGAGTTTCTGAAGTCCGATTTTCCGCGTGTTCCTTATCCTAAGGATGCAGAAACTTTTTGGAAGTTGGTTAAATTGGGCGGTGAATTACGTCAGTTGCATTTGCTGGAAAGCCCTCTGCTCAAGAAATCCATTACCACGTATCCCAAAGCAGGCGATAATCTTGTTGCTCGTAAAATTGTTAGTAAAGACTGGGAGTTATACGATGCAAATAAATGTTTAGGACGTATTTGGATCAATGATGAGCAATATATCGACGCTATCCCGCTGATTGCGTGGGAATTTTACATCGGCGGATACCAACCGGCACAAAAATGGTTAAAAGATCGTGTCGGGCGCACACTTACTCTGGATGATATTCGGCATTATCAGAAAATCATTGTGGCGTTGAAAGAAACTGACCGTCTGATGCAAGAAATTGATCAGGCATGGAAACCTTAA
- a CDS encoding ISL3 family transposase has protein sequence MTATFQIPLDIPDVHILSNRSGEKGEFILEVESSLNATTCRRCGREITEFHGYDQPILLRHLPVFGRDVWIEIRPKRYRCPHCDDHPTTTQRLSWHEPRSPHTKAFDAWLVSMLGNSTVSDVSRRCHVGHDAVEGAVNRCIRAKVEWADYTQLRTLGIDEIALKKGHKDFVAIITTLDKNDQVCVLAILPNRLKETVVTFLNSIPAHLKATVKRVCCDMHEGYSNAVKETLPHAHIVVDRFHVAQYYNKAVDNLRKETLTTLKKNLPEDIYQQYCQGMLWPFRHHFWSLDAEQQAQVSHFLGYAPELKQAWLLRHELTATFMKYQTKAEANQQLDAWKQKVTESGLSCFDKFLTLLETWQDSITNYFEDRHTSGFVEGLNNKLKVIKRRCYGLLDVKRFFQQIQIDLRFARGQSFA, from the coding sequence ATGACCGCAACCTTCCAAATTCCGCTCGACATTCCCGATGTTCACATACTATCAAACCGTTCTGGTGAAAAGGGTGAATTCATCCTAGAGGTGGAAAGCAGCCTGAACGCGACGACTTGCCGCCGTTGTGGGCGGGAGATCACGGAGTTTCATGGTTATGATCAACCGATCCTGCTGCGCCACCTGCCGGTATTTGGGCGTGATGTATGGATAGAAATCCGCCCCAAACGTTACCGTTGCCCTCACTGTGATGATCACCCGACCACAACTCAACGACTAAGCTGGCACGAACCCCGTAGCCCGCACACCAAAGCGTTTGATGCTTGGTTGGTGAGCATGTTGGGTAATTCCACGGTAAGCGATGTTAGCCGCCGTTGCCATGTCGGGCATGATGCGGTGGAAGGGGCGGTTAATCGTTGCATCCGTGCCAAGGTGGAGTGGGCGGATTACACCCAATTACGCACCTTGGGTATTGACGAGATAGCCCTGAAGAAAGGTCACAAGGATTTTGTCGCGATCATCACCACCTTGGATAAGAACGACCAAGTTTGTGTACTGGCAATCCTACCCAATCGCCTAAAAGAAACGGTGGTGACGTTTCTCAACAGCATTCCCGCGCACCTGAAAGCCACGGTAAAGCGCGTTTGCTGCGATATGCATGAAGGTTACAGCAACGCCGTCAAGGAAACGTTGCCCCATGCGCACATCGTGGTTGACCGTTTCCATGTGGCACAATACTACAACAAGGCGGTGGATAATTTGCGCAAAGAAACGCTGACAACACTCAAGAAAAACCTTCCAGAGGACATCTACCAACAGTACTGTCAGGGGATGTTATGGCCGTTTCGTCACCATTTCTGGTCGCTGGACGCAGAACAACAAGCACAAGTCAGCCATTTCTTGGGCTATGCACCGGAACTGAAACAAGCATGGCTGTTACGTCATGAACTGACGGCAACCTTCATGAAATACCAAACCAAAGCCGAAGCCAACCAACAATTGGATGCTTGGAAACAGAAAGTGACGGAATCAGGGCTAAGCTGTTTCGATAAATTCCTGACCTTGCTCGAAACTTGGCAAGACAGCATTACCAACTATTTTGAAGACCGGCATACGTCGGGTTTTGTCGAAGGCTTGAACAACAAGCTTAAAGTCATCAAACGACGCTGTTATGGCTTGTTGGATGTTAAACGATTTTTTCAGCAGATTCAGATTGACCTACGCTTTGCGCGAGGACAATCTTTTGCATAA
- a CDS encoding N-6 DNA methylase, with translation MTPAIYLSNVHKHFSSGAATEHTYRGDLQALLSQLLPGLLVTNEPKRQQCGAPDYIISRETKGRDALEVGYIEAKDIGEPLEGKKHKEQFDRYRAALANLIITDYLDFHFYREGERTVTVRIGEVKNGKVIPLPEYFDTFIQYIKDFALFQGQTVKSPEKLAKMMAAKARLLANVIQSALDSDELSSANNALYSQYEGFQKILIHDIDTKGFADIYAQTIAYGMFAARLHDPSLDDFSREEAAKLIPMSNPFLRKLFQYIAGNDLDDRIVWIVDSLVEIFLATNVAELMTQHGKQTQRHDPVIHFYETFLAEYDASLRKARGVWYTPEPVVNFIVRAVDDILKTEFDLSEGLADASKTTIKVDMPVVKGRGKERATRIEKVEKEVHRVQILDPACGTGTFLAEAVKHIYQDFESMPGIWPQYVKNDLVPRLHGFEILMASYAMAHLKMDLLLRETGYEAKDDQRFNIFLTNALEEHHPDTATLFTAWLSDEAQAANYIKRDTPVMVVIGNPPYSGHSANKGKWIEDLLADYKQEPGGGKLQEKNPKWLNDDYVKFIRYGQFFVEKNREGVLAYISNNGFLDNPTFRGMRWHLLTTFDKIYIIDLHGNSKKKETAPDGSKDENVFDIQQGVSINLFIKTGKKKKGQLAEVLHCDLYGSRESKYQELLNKNLEGFKLKKLALR, from the coding sequence ATGACACCTGCAATTTACCTTTCTAATGTGCATAAGCATTTTTCGAGTGGCGCGGCGACTGAGCATACTTACCGTGGTGATTTGCAGGCATTGCTGTCGCAATTATTACCTGGGTTACTTGTTACCAATGAACCAAAACGTCAGCAGTGTGGTGCGCCCGATTACATTATCTCGCGTGAAACCAAGGGGCGAGATGCACTTGAAGTCGGTTATATTGAAGCCAAGGATATTGGTGAGCCATTAGAAGGCAAAAAGCATAAAGAGCAATTTGATCGTTATCGTGCTGCTCTTGCTAATTTGATTATTACGGATTATCTGGACTTTCATTTTTACCGTGAAGGTGAGCGCACGGTGACGGTGAGGATTGGGGAGGTGAAAAACGGTAAGGTGATTCCTTTACCGGAATATTTCGATACATTCATTCAGTACATTAAAGATTTTGCGCTGTTTCAGGGGCAAACGGTTAAGTCACCTGAAAAACTGGCTAAGATGATGGCGGCAAAGGCTCGATTATTGGCGAATGTTATTCAAAGTGCTTTAGATAGTGATGAGTTATCTTCGGCGAACAATGCATTGTATTCACAATATGAAGGGTTTCAGAAAATTCTGATTCATGATATTGATACGAAAGGCTTTGCCGATATTTACGCGCAAACGATTGCTTATGGGATGTTCGCTGCACGTTTACATGACCCTTCTTTAGATGATTTTTCGCGGGAAGAAGCGGCGAAATTGATTCCTATGTCTAATCCGTTTCTACGTAAGTTGTTCCAATACATCGCTGGTAATGATTTGGATGACCGGATTGTGTGGATTGTGGATTCATTGGTGGAAATATTCCTTGCTACCAACGTTGCCGAATTGATGACACAACACGGAAAGCAAACACAGCGTCACGACCCAGTAATTCATTTCTATGAAACCTTCCTTGCTGAATACGATGCAAGTTTGCGTAAGGCGCGTGGGGTTTGGTATACGCCTGAGCCAGTGGTCAACTTTATCGTGCGAGCGGTGGACGACATTCTGAAAACAGAATTTGATTTGTCCGAAGGCTTGGCGGATGCCAGCAAAACCACGATTAAAGTAGATATGCCTGTGGTGAAAGGGCGGGGTAAAGAACGCGCAACGCGGATAGAAAAAGTAGAGAAAGAAGTTCATCGCGTGCAAATTCTTGACCCTGCTTGTGGCACGGGTACGTTTTTAGCAGAAGCGGTGAAGCACATTTACCAAGATTTTGAATCCATGCCCGGCATCTGGCCTCAGTATGTGAAAAATGATTTAGTGCCGCGCTTGCATGGCTTTGAAATTCTCATGGCATCTTATGCGATGGCTCATCTGAAAATGGATTTATTATTACGCGAAACAGGCTATGAGGCTAAAGATGATCAGCGTTTTAATATCTTTTTAACCAATGCTTTGGAAGAACATCACCCTGATACGGCGACTTTGTTTACGGCTTGGCTGTCTGATGAGGCGCAAGCAGCGAACTATATCAAGCGTGATACGCCCGTGATGGTAGTGATTGGAAATCCACCTTATAGTGGTCATTCTGCAAATAAAGGTAAATGGATTGAAGACTTACTGGCAGATTACAAGCAAGAACCGGGTGGTGGCAAGCTGCAAGAGAAAAATCCGAAATGGTTGAATGATGATTACGTTAAATTTATCCGCTATGGACAATTCTTTGTAGAAAAGAACCGTGAGGGTGTGCTTGCCTATATCAGCAACAATGGCTTTTTGGATAATCCTACTTTTCGTGGGATGCGTTGGCATCTACTCACCACGTTTGACAAGATTTACATCATCGACTTACACGGCAATAGCAAAAAGAAAGAAACCGCTCCAGATGGCAGCAAAGATGAAAACGTCTTCGATATTCAACAAGGCGTTTCGATCAACCTATTCATCAAGACCGGCAAAAAGAAAAAAGGACAACTAGCCGAAGTTCTACATTGCGACTTATACGGCAGCCGTGAATCAAAATATCAAGAACTTTTAAATAAGAATTTAGAAGGTTTCAAGTTAAAAAAATTGGCTCTTCGGTAA
- a CDS encoding type II toxin-antitoxin system VapB family antitoxin encodes MHTTLNLDDDLLHQAVELTSITEITSLLNESLKALIEREGTHRLALSGSSEPQFEAPPRRITRDTQ; translated from the coding sequence ATGCACACCACACTCAACCTTGATGATGACTTACTACACCAAGCCGTTGAACTGACCAGCATCACCGAAATAACCAGCCTACTGAACGAAAGTCTCAAAGCGCTGATCGAACGTGAGGGTACCCATCGCCTCGCTTTATCGGGAAGTTCAGAACCACAATTCGAAGCACCACCGCGTCGTATCACAAGAGATACCCAATGA
- a CDS encoding DUF3368 domain-containing protein, whose translation MAVIISDTGPLLAFAGIHQLTILQQLFKTVWIPQAVWQESQAHSDDAAQQIATALQQGWLQVMTVPPPQDFPVSLGEGEQEAMQFAITNPSALLIMDDRLARREALQRKLAFVGTVKVLWIAEQRHLISDAAVLLDAMAANGYYLSRQLLQQISE comes from the coding sequence ATGGCTGTCATAATTAGCGATACCGGCCCGTTATTGGCATTTGCGGGCATTCATCAGCTAACGATTCTGCAACAACTGTTTAAAACGGTGTGGATACCGCAGGCGGTTTGGCAGGAATCTCAAGCGCACAGCGACGACGCTGCTCAACAAATTGCTACCGCTTTGCAACAAGGATGGCTGCAAGTGATGACAGTACCCCCGCCACAGGATTTTCCGGTGAGTCTCGGTGAAGGGGAGCAAGAAGCTATGCAGTTTGCTATCACCAACCCTAGTGCCTTACTTATCATGGATGATCGGCTGGCACGACGCGAAGCTTTGCAACGCAAGTTGGCATTTGTCGGTACGGTGAAAGTGTTATGGATAGCAGAACAGCGGCATTTGATAAGTGATGCAGCCGTGCTGTTAGATGCGATGGCGGCAAATGGTTATTACCTGTCCCGCCAATTGTTGCAGCAAATCAGCGAGTGA
- a CDS encoding UPF0175 family protein has protein sequence MYATNVRELKKNPSLALRHAREAPVLVLKGDEPDALLIHLDKTLSDTTTGLRPALAASLFRDGLMSLGKATRISGLNMGAFIKHLGSLGIEIARPDETTVHETQDLSAWLS, from the coding sequence ATGTACGCTACCAATGTCCGTGAACTCAAAAAAAATCCTTCACTGGCATTACGCCATGCCCGTGAAGCCCCCGTGTTGGTGTTAAAAGGGGATGAGCCTGATGCACTGTTGATACATCTGGATAAAACCCTCAGTGACACTACGACCGGTTTGCGCCCGGCACTCGCTGCCAGTTTGTTTCGTGATGGTTTGATGTCATTAGGCAAAGCAACTCGGATCAGCGGCTTAAACATGGGTGCTTTCATCAAGCATTTGGGAAGTCTGGGGATTGAGATTGCTCGACCTGATGAAACTACCGTCCACGAAACCCAAGATTTGTCTGCATGGCTGTCATAA
- a CDS encoding Sfum_1244 family protein has translation MHTQHHDLIQTIQRNCHIADARHAGDYTLCVYLLKMREFYRWEKGIRLSDVVISDDVGEWLTQREAVWDALDEQDYAPLSLNGSGEHDPFANETINTALNSVGLVYSAGYGRRCRPLFFLAELEQVIEQDDYTLLVAGRELARDVEAPPAMNQGKHVFIRRESLRRMLWEKVDEWRWSGLDNPMGRALAHYDFDADVEAALDAMAAAEIQTVIAHEIGEVKAGQVLGDAEWQTMLFALPPSHADIMLRAVRDLLADCLHTLPELLVRGNAASIHFYFGNLSAMRKKLAPQLVAAYQHWHETGDAKKIAAYAEWGREHWATVGRKALALFQAKGVAALAEIEAMVSCVDS, from the coding sequence ATGCACACACAGCATCATGATTTGATTCAAACCATCCAACGCAACTGCCACATTGCCGACGCTCGCCACGCGGGGGATTACACCTTATGCGTTTATCTGCTGAAAATGCGCGAATTTTACCGCTGGGAAAAAGGCATTCGCCTCAGCGATGTGGTGATTAGCGATGATGTGGGCGAATGGCTCACCCAACGTGAAGCGGTATGGGATGCGTTGGATGAGCAAGATTACGCACCGTTATCGCTCAATGGCAGCGGCGAACATGACCCGTTTGCTAACGAAACGATCAATACCGCGTTGAATAGTGTGGGCTTGGTCTACAGCGCGGGCTACGGTCGGCGTTGCCGCCCGCTGTTTTTCTTGGCGGAATTGGAACAAGTGATCGAGCAAGACGATTACACGCTGTTGGTAGCGGGGCGCGAACTGGCGCGGGATGTAGAAGCGCCACCTGCAATGAATCAAGGCAAGCACGTCTTTATCCGCCGGGAATCCTTGCGCCGCATGTTGTGGGAAAAGGTCGATGAATGGCGTTGGAGCGGTTTGGATAACCCGATGGGGCGGGCGTTGGCGCACTACGATTTCGATGCGGATGTCGAAGCGGCCTTGGATGCAATGGCGGCGGCTGAAATTCAAACGGTGATTGCGCACGAAATCGGCGAAGTGAAAGCGGGGCAGGTGTTGGGTGATGCAGAATGGCAAACGATGCTGTTTGCGCTGCCGCCGTCGCACGCGGACATTATGTTGCGGGCGGTGCGTGATTTGTTGGCGGATTGTTTGCATACTTTGCCGGAATTGCTGGTGCGGGGGAATGCGGCTTCCATCCATTTCTATTTCGGCAATTTGTCGGCGATGCGCAAGAAGCTTGCACCGCAGTTGGTGGCGGCGTATCAGCATTGGCATGAGACGGGCGATGCGAAGAAGATTGCGGCGTATGCGGAGTGGGGGCGCGAGCATTGGGCAACGGTTGGGCGCAAGGCGTTGGCGTTGTTTCAGGCTAAGGGTGTGGCGGCGTTGGCGGAGATTGAAGCGATGGTATCTTGCGTGGACTCATAG
- a CDS encoding alpha/beta hydrolase — protein MKLLTRVTSTVAFSLLAAVATLQADEVTVKQGDLELRADLTLAEGKTAKDGVIMLLHGTLAHNKMEIMQSLSDLLQEKGYNTLNVNLSYALDKRPSEMLDCTIEHKHKHEDAVAELDTWMNWLKTQGASKVAVLGHSRGGNQVAWYASEKDSELLEKVIAVAPATADADKSSKEYEERYKKPLADMMTEATKLAGDGKGADMMALPGFVYCENAKAAADSVVSYYKDDERKNTPSLLPKIKKPMLIVMGSADEVVADLPAKLESVKQDNLTVETVDGADHFFMDLYADELADKVATFVDWK, from the coding sequence ATGAAATTACTGACCCGCGTTACCAGTACGGTAGCCTTTTCACTGTTGGCTGCTGTGGCAACGTTGCAAGCGGATGAAGTGACCGTTAAGCAAGGCGATCTTGAATTGCGTGCTGACCTGACCTTGGCAGAAGGCAAAACCGCGAAAGACGGCGTGATTATGTTGCTGCATGGCACACTGGCGCACAATAAAATGGAAATCATGCAGTCCCTGAGCGATTTGCTGCAAGAAAAAGGTTACAACACCCTCAACGTCAACTTGAGTTATGCGCTGGATAAACGCCCCTCCGAAATGTTGGATTGCACTATCGAACATAAGCACAAGCATGAAGACGCGGTGGCGGAACTCGATACCTGGATGAACTGGCTGAAAACGCAGGGCGCAAGCAAGGTTGCGGTGTTAGGGCATTCACGCGGTGGCAATCAGGTGGCGTGGTATGCGTCTGAAAAAGATTCCGAGTTGCTGGAAAAAGTGATCGCGGTTGCGCCTGCCACGGCTGATGCGGATAAAAGCAGCAAAGAGTACGAGGAGCGCTACAAAAAGCCCTTGGCTGACATGATGACCGAAGCGACTAAACTGGCGGGCGACGGTAAGGGCGCAGACATGATGGCACTGCCCGGTTTCGTGTATTGCGAAAACGCCAAAGCAGCGGCGGATAGCGTGGTGTCTTACTACAAAGATGACGAACGCAAGAATACCCCCAGCCTGTTACCCAAAATTAAAAAGCCGATGCTGATTGTGATGGGTTCGGCGGATGAAGTGGTGGCAGATTTGCCTGCCAAGCTTGAAAGCGTTAAGCAGGATAATCTGACAGTGGAAACGGTCGACGGCGCCGACCATTTCTTTATGGATTTGTACGCCGATGAGTTGGCAGACAAGGTTGCTACGTTCGTTGATTGGAAGTAG